The following coding sequences lie in one Haladaptatus sp. DJG-WS-42 genomic window:
- a CDS encoding phosphoribosylanthranilate isomerase, translating to MTRVKICGLTNEADLRAAVAVGADAVGFISDVPVETPREVSTTEARELAAATPPFVTSVLVTMADSVERVCTLIERVEPDAVQLHTMLSPSAVCEIRDQTNVTVIQRVEADDARVPEYAAVADALLVDSVDAAGAGGTGTTVDWSRTSELVADIDAPVILAGGLSPDNVARAIDEVHPFAVDVASGVEKTGGVKDHEKLHAFVRATQREVTVQ from the coding sequence ATGACGCGGGTGAAAATCTGCGGGCTCACGAACGAAGCCGACCTCCGCGCCGCCGTCGCGGTTGGCGCAGACGCCGTTGGCTTCATCTCCGACGTGCCGGTCGAAACGCCGCGCGAAGTTTCGACCACTGAAGCCCGTGAACTCGCGGCCGCCACGCCACCGTTCGTTACGAGCGTGCTCGTCACCATGGCTGACTCCGTCGAACGAGTCTGTACGCTCATAGAGCGTGTCGAACCCGACGCAGTACAACTTCATACCATGCTCTCGCCAAGCGCTGTCTGCGAAATCCGCGACCAGACCAACGTCACGGTCATCCAGCGCGTCGAAGCAGACGACGCGCGCGTGCCAGAGTACGCCGCCGTTGCAGACGCCCTCCTCGTCGATTCGGTCGATGCCGCTGGCGCTGGCGGTACAGGAACCACCGTAGACTGGAGTCGGACGAGCGAACTCGTTGCGGACATCGACGCGCCGGTCATCCTCGCTGGTGGCCTCTCGCCCGACAACGTTGCCCGCGCAATCGACGAGGTTCACCCCTTCGCCGTCGATGTGGCGAGCGGCGTCGAGAAAACAGGCGGCGTGAAAGACCACGAGAAGCTGCATGCGTTCGTCCGCGCGACCCAACGGGAGGTGACCGTTCAATGA
- a CDS encoding VOC family protein, which translates to MSKTQASHISALTHVSLVVEDQQAALDFYTEKLGFEKQMDMPMEEGSDDRWITIGVPGQDVEIALQAVGWFDGRDEEKLRPLVGNNAMLAFAVDDCHAAYEALKDRGVEFVSEPNEQDYGTEAIASDMEGNELLFLQPSADGSM; encoded by the coding sequence ATGAGCAAGACCCAAGCGAGCCACATTTCAGCACTCACCCACGTCTCGTTAGTCGTCGAAGACCAGCAAGCCGCCCTCGACTTTTACACCGAGAAACTCGGCTTCGAGAAGCAGATGGACATGCCGATGGAAGAAGGCAGCGACGACCGGTGGATTACCATTGGCGTCCCCGGTCAAGACGTCGAAATCGCGCTGCAAGCCGTTGGCTGGTTCGACGGCCGTGACGAAGAAAAACTCCGCCCGCTCGTTGGCAACAACGCGATGCTGGCGTTCGCGGTCGATGACTGCCACGCGGCCTATGAAGCCCTGAAAGACCGCGGTGTCGAGTTCGTCTCAGAGCCAAACGAGCAAGACTACGGCACGGAAGCCATCGCCAGCGACATGGAGGGCAACGAACTGTTGTTCCTCCAGCCGTCCGCAGACGGTAGCATGTAA
- the crcB gene encoding fluoride efflux transporter CrcB → MNPAYLVGIGGALGAMARYLVSGRVPEGRLPYGTLTVNVIGSFVLGALTFLGVSDDVMLLVGTGACGAFTTFSSFSVETSLLWERGHRTRAALNAGGNLLACLAAIGLGWLVVSLL, encoded by the coding sequence GTGAACCCGGCCTACCTCGTCGGGATTGGCGGCGCGCTCGGGGCGATGGCGCGCTATCTCGTTTCTGGGCGCGTTCCCGAGGGCCGACTTCCCTACGGTACGCTCACGGTGAACGTCATCGGGAGCTTCGTCCTCGGGGCGCTCACGTTTCTCGGCGTTTCTGACGACGTGATGCTTCTCGTCGGAACCGGCGCGTGTGGCGCGTTTACGACGTTTTCCTCGTTCTCGGTCGAAACCAGTCTGCTCTGGGAGCGTGGTCACCGGACGCGGGCAGCGCTGAACGCGGGCGGAAATCTGCTCGCCTGTCTCGCGGCGATTGGGCTTGGCTGGCTCGTCGTCTCACTTCTCTGA
- a CDS encoding ATP-binding protein, with product MDTKWRVTYANDRGREILSEVVGGSLSTAELIGTNVWEEIPDAEERTFYEEYQHAMELQEPVTFQGYFGPLQQWFRVRVYPSETGVTVTFQELTQDPQTDETLETREEVLREMYDSIVNQELSFEERVDELLRIGQSVIGTSFGTLSRIYGDEYLFEVVRAPDEAIQVGDVVDLEATNCEYAVVSKQTLSLGDVAEESPEFTERAGYTEWGIQCYLGTPIIVDGETYGTFCFYDTEPRAEPFTNWEVTLVELMGKWVETALEQQLANERLEQHNERLEQFASIVSHDLKNPLMVATAWTKMARTEHDFERLDKVEKAHERMETLISDILSLTRAGQQMDTLALCDVERLSRQAWALVPTADAELTIEDEFTIPAAETRLQQLLENLFRNAVTHGGGAVTIRVGELPDGFFVEDTGSGIDPAELDSVFEFGYSTSAEGTGQGLNIVERVAEAHGWAVAVTTGTDGGARFEFGNVQ from the coding sequence GTGGATACCAAGTGGCGAGTAACCTACGCGAACGACCGAGGGCGAGAGATACTCAGCGAGGTAGTCGGTGGTTCGCTGTCGACAGCGGAGCTCATCGGAACGAACGTTTGGGAGGAGATCCCGGACGCGGAAGAACGCACGTTTTACGAGGAGTACCAACACGCCATGGAGCTCCAGGAACCAGTCACCTTCCAAGGCTACTTTGGCCCGCTCCAACAGTGGTTCAGAGTGCGGGTTTACCCCTCTGAGACGGGTGTGACGGTGACGTTCCAAGAGCTTACCCAAGACCCGCAAACGGACGAGACGCTCGAAACGCGCGAGGAAGTGCTCCGTGAGATGTACGACTCGATAGTTAACCAGGAGCTCTCGTTCGAAGAGCGGGTCGATGAGCTGTTGCGCATCGGGCAGTCTGTTATCGGAACGTCGTTTGGAACGCTTTCGCGGATTTACGGCGACGAGTACCTGTTTGAGGTGGTGCGAGCGCCGGACGAGGCGATTCAAGTCGGCGACGTGGTCGACCTAGAGGCGACAAACTGTGAGTATGCGGTCGTGTCAAAACAGACGCTTTCGTTGGGAGACGTCGCCGAAGAATCGCCAGAGTTCACCGAGCGAGCCGGCTACACCGAATGGGGGATTCAGTGTTATCTCGGCACGCCCATCATCGTCGATGGAGAAACGTACGGCACATTCTGTTTCTACGACACCGAACCGCGCGCTGAGCCGTTTACCAACTGGGAGGTGACGCTCGTCGAACTGATGGGAAAGTGGGTCGAGACTGCGTTGGAGCAACAACTGGCCAACGAACGATTGGAGCAGCACAACGAGCGGCTTGAGCAGTTCGCGTCCATCGTCTCACACGACCTCAAGAATCCACTGATGGTCGCCACTGCGTGGACGAAGATGGCGAGAACAGAGCACGACTTCGAGCGCCTTGATAAAGTCGAAAAAGCCCACGAACGGATGGAGACGCTTATCTCTGACATCCTGTCGCTGACTCGCGCAGGCCAGCAGATGGACACCCTCGCCTTGTGTGACGTAGAGCGTCTCAGCCGCCAGGCGTGGGCGCTCGTACCAACCGCGGACGCCGAACTCACCATCGAAGACGAGTTCACTATTCCAGCAGCCGAAACCCGGCTACAACAGCTGCTAGAGAACCTGTTTCGGAACGCGGTGACTCACGGCGGCGGTGCGGTTACCATCCGAGTCGGAGAGCTGCCGGACGGGTTTTTCGTCGAGGACACCGGCTCAGGTATCGACCCTGCTGAACTCGACTCGGTGTTCGAGTTTGGCTACTCAACGTCAGCAGAGGGAACCGGGCAGGGGTTGAATATCGTCGAACGAGTTGCCGAGGCGCACGGCTGGGCTGTGGCGGTAACGACTGGAACAGACGGCGGAGCACGCTTCGAGTTTGGGAACGTCCAGTAA
- a CDS encoding plastocyanin/azurin family copper-binding protein, whose amino-acid sequence MNARQSTSTRRRYLKAAGAVVTVGLAGCVSTPGESGETTTTDATGDDPGDDHMDDDHMGDEHMDDDHMDGEGDEDTHAHDDFQIGEPIASATVEMVQDNGYHFLPHVVHIVSGGTVTWEQVNNVHDTVAYHPDNGKPARIPEGAAPWRSPLMSERGDTFEVTFEQEGVYDYFCSPHEVFGMVGRVVVGMPDLDAEPAMEPPQDELPAAAREEFERYNELTREAFDQHE is encoded by the coding sequence ATGAACGCACGACAATCGACCTCGACACGCCGACGCTACCTTAAAGCGGCCGGTGCGGTCGTCACTGTTGGCCTCGCAGGTTGCGTTTCGACACCCGGCGAAAGCGGAGAAACCACGACCACGGATGCAACCGGCGACGATCCCGGCGATGACCACATGGACGACGACCACATGGGTGATGAGCACATGGACGACGACCATATGGATGGCGAAGGCGACGAGGATACGCACGCCCACGACGACTTCCAGATTGGTGAGCCAATAGCGAGTGCAACCGTCGAAATGGTTCAAGACAACGGCTATCACTTCCTTCCGCACGTCGTCCACATCGTCTCCGGTGGAACGGTGACGTGGGAGCAGGTCAACAACGTTCACGACACGGTGGCGTACCATCCGGACAACGGCAAGCCAGCGCGAATCCCGGAGGGGGCTGCTCCGTGGCGAAGCCCACTCATGAGCGAGCGCGGTGACACGTTCGAAGTGACCTTCGAGCAAGAAGGCGTCTACGACTACTTCTGCTCACCGCACGAAGTGTTCGGAATGGTTGGGCGTGTCGTCGTAGGCATGCCCGACCTCGACGCTGAGCCGGCGATGGAACCGCCACAGGACGAACTTCCGGCAGCCGCCCGCGAGGAGTTCGAACGCTACAACGAACTGACCCGCGAGGCGTTCGACCAGCACGAATAA
- a CDS encoding lycopene cyclase domain-containing protein: MMPNIGVFGPYTYLLTELLWGAVALTLLWYSNAWRAAARTIVVLYPFAYVWDWYTLTVGVFSIPLRTGIDLLGIPIEEHIFMFVVPAMVIGAHESLKKRFDGGSEK; the protein is encoded by the coding sequence AACATTGGGGTGTTCGGACCGTACACATATCTTCTCACAGAACTGCTCTGGGGTGCCGTCGCACTTACACTCCTCTGGTACTCGAATGCGTGGCGCGCCGCCGCGCGAACCATCGTCGTGCTCTACCCGTTTGCGTACGTCTGGGACTGGTATACGCTCACTGTGGGCGTTTTCTCGATTCCGCTCAGAACGGGCATTGACCTGCTCGGCATCCCGATAGAAGAACATATCTTCATGTTCGTCGTCCCCGCGATGGTTATCGGGGCGCACGAATCGCTCAAAAAACGCTTCGACGGCGGCTCAGAGAAGTGA
- a CDS encoding dodecin family protein → MTAVKIIKVLGTSSESWEAAVKEAVKQAAASVDDIHGVEVEDWTATVENGEIVNYKATVEIAFPVHHEM, encoded by the coding sequence ATGACCGCTGTAAAAATCATCAAAGTGCTCGGCACATCGAGCGAATCGTGGGAAGCCGCCGTCAAAGAAGCCGTCAAACAGGCCGCTGCGTCGGTCGATGACATCCACGGCGTCGAGGTCGAAGACTGGACGGCCACCGTCGAAAATGGGGAGATTGTGAACTACAAGGCAACCGTGGAGATTGCGTTCCCAGTCCACCACGAGATGTAA
- the trpD gene encoding anthranilate phosphoribosyltransferase, with product MREFIERVTEGEDLTIEQARAAATAIFTDATEAQMGALLAALRAKGETEDEIAGFAQGMRDAALTIDPARNGKPLVDTCGTGGDDYNTINVSTTSAVVASGAGVAIAKHGNYSVSSSSGSADVLETLGVNVEAEPADVEKAIEENGIGFMLAPVFHPAMKAVIGPRRELGMRTIFNVLGPLTNPAGADAQVIGVYDPDLVPVIARALSRMNVERALVVHGSGLDEIAIHGETVVAEVTGTDIEEYTLTPAALGLDSHPIEAVAGGTPEANAEDFEAIVSGELTGAKRDIILANAGAAIYIAGAAETLKDGVALARESIDSGAALEKLNVLRQTVVA from the coding sequence ATGAGGGAATTTATCGAGCGTGTGACGGAGGGCGAGGATTTGACCATCGAACAGGCGAGAGCGGCGGCGACGGCCATCTTTACCGACGCGACGGAGGCGCAGATGGGCGCACTGCTTGCCGCGCTCCGAGCCAAGGGCGAGACCGAAGACGAAATCGCGGGCTTCGCACAGGGGATGCGAGACGCCGCGTTGACCATCGACCCCGCGCGAAACGGCAAGCCGCTCGTTGACACCTGCGGCACTGGCGGCGACGACTACAACACCATCAACGTCTCCACGACGAGCGCGGTCGTGGCCTCGGGCGCTGGTGTCGCCATCGCAAAGCACGGCAACTACTCGGTCTCCTCGTCGTCGGGGAGTGCAGACGTGCTCGAAACTCTTGGCGTGAACGTCGAAGCGGAACCGGCGGATGTCGAGAAAGCCATCGAAGAAAACGGAATTGGCTTCATGCTCGCGCCGGTGTTCCACCCGGCGATGAAGGCCGTCATCGGCCCGCGCCGGGAACTCGGGATGCGCACCATCTTCAACGTGCTCGGCCCGCTCACCAACCCCGCCGGGGCTGACGCACAGGTCATCGGCGTCTACGACCCCGATCTCGTTCCCGTCATCGCGCGCGCCCTCTCGCGCATGAACGTCGAACGCGCTCTCGTCGTCCACGGCTCCGGCCTCGACGAAATCGCCATCCACGGCGAAACCGTCGTCGCCGAAGTCACGGGCACGGACATCGAGGAGTACACGCTCACGCCCGCAGCCCTCGGCCTTGACTCCCATCCAATTGAAGCCGTCGCAGGGGGCACCCCCGAAGCAAACGCAGAGGACTTCGAAGCCATCGTCTCTGGCGAGCTCACTGGCGCGAAACGCGACATCATTCTCGCAAACGCCGGCGCTGCCATCTACATCGCTGGCGCAGCAGAAACCCTCAAAGACGGCGTGGCCCTCGCCCGTGAGTCCATCGACTCGGGTGCCGCGCTCGAAAAACTGAACGTACTGCGACAGACCGTGGTGGCATGA
- the crcB gene encoding fluoride efflux transporter CrcB: MSRDHPLATVEALSLIALGGFAGATLRYATSTVLPGLSGTLVVNVVGSLLLGFFVYEQRFLGVFSGPMRLAITTGFLSSLTTYSTFAVQTALSPELALLNVVANYALGFTAVFVGRLLAKSLPGASVGTPEVES, from the coding sequence ATGAGTCGAGACCACCCGCTCGCCACGGTTGAAGCCCTGTCGCTCATCGCGCTCGGTGGGTTCGCCGGGGCAACCCTTCGCTACGCGACGAGTACGGTGCTCCCGGGGCTTTCGGGAACCCTCGTCGTGAACGTCGTGGGGAGTCTGTTGCTCGGTTTTTTCGTCTACGAACAGCGGTTTCTCGGTGTCTTTTCTGGGCCGATGCGCCTCGCTATCACGACCGGGTTTCTCTCCTCGCTCACGACGTACTCGACGTTCGCAGTGCAGACGGCGCTATCGCCCGAACTCGCGCTCCTAAACGTCGTGGCAAACTACGCGCTTGGCTTTACCGCGGTGTTCGTCGGACGACTGCTCGCAAAATCACTGCCCGGCGCGAGTGTCGGGACGCCGGAGGTCGAGTCGTGA